From one Oceanimonas doudoroffii genomic stretch:
- a CDS encoding Flp family type IVb pilin, translating into MFNQLKRLWHDESGLTTVEYAVAGALLATGVAAAFVALGGAVEARTNTMCAEVKNDGSSC; encoded by the coding sequence ATGTTTAATCAATTAAAGCGTCTTTGGCATGACGAATCAGGCCTGACCACGGTGGAGTATGCGGTGGCCGGCGCCCTGCTGGCTACCGGCGTGGCGGCCGCCTTTGTTGCGCTGGGTGGTGCGGTGGAAGCCCGGACCAACACTATGTGTGCCGAGGTCAAGAACGACGGCAGCAGTTGCTAA
- a CDS encoding pilus assembly protein has protein sequence MFIAKELLRLVNDEDGLTMVEYAVAGALIAAGAATAFTNLGEAVEEEINGLCTTIGAASGGSCTS, from the coding sequence ATGTTTATTGCAAAAGAACTGCTGCGTCTGGTGAATGATGAAGATGGTCTGACCATGGTGGAATACGCGGTTGCCGGTGCGTTAATTGCTGCGGGTGCAGCCACTGCATTCACTAACCTTGGTGAGGCGGTTGAAGAAGAAATCAACGGCCTCTGTACCACTATAGGTGCGGCGAGTGGTGGTAGCTGCACCAGCTAA
- a CDS encoding A24 family peptidase, with the protein MEQLPLLALLVCAAWMDLRTHKIPNFITLPFIPLGILFHTMFGEGAIYSLSGLAFSFLLLFPFFILRVFAGGDVKLGMAIATFTGWQLFIESLLYGLMIGLPLVLILAWRRVGWQGFKTSFSRYMLIFGTRRYMTPAENEMAGLKVPYGPALALGAALAVMLNKYQIFTLVS; encoded by the coding sequence ATGGAACAGCTACCATTGCTGGCTTTATTGGTTTGTGCCGCCTGGATGGATCTCAGAACGCACAAAATCCCCAATTTTATTACCCTTCCATTTATTCCGCTGGGTATCCTTTTTCATACCATGTTTGGCGAAGGGGCCATATATTCCCTGTCCGGGCTGGCGTTTTCATTTTTACTGTTGTTCCCGTTTTTTATACTGAGAGTCTTCGCCGGTGGTGATGTCAAACTAGGTATGGCCATTGCTACCTTTACCGGCTGGCAGCTATTCATTGAGTCCCTGCTTTATGGCCTGATGATTGGCCTGCCTCTAGTGTTAATACTGGCCTGGCGTAGAGTCGGTTGGCAAGGATTTAAAACCAGTTTCAGTCGCTATATGTTGATCTTCGGCACCCGTCGTTACATGACCCCGGCAGAAAACGAGATGGCTGGATTAAAGGTGCCCTATGGTCCGGCGCTTGCCCTGGGGGCGGCCCTGGCGGTGATGCTGAACAAATACCAGATATTTACCTTGGTATCCTAG
- a CDS encoding AAA family ATPase: MYLPKPKKLAETGLTKELLFRLILRHLQEEASLSLPALVDRLCLRGSIVEPLLQELKTLQLVEVRTSGRMDEAIRFALTQKGQYEAQVLNERDGYIGPAPIPLVDYNRLVQAQSLGEHSIRREQLELALADMVISPELVNVLGPALNSRRPLLIYGHAGTGKSFLCHRFNKVFDEHIYVPHAIAVQNTIIPLFDPIYHWRVVGNDDDLDARYIPCHRPLVMVGGELKLDMLEVHFDRQSRQYSAPLQMKANNGVLLIDDLGRQGFSADELFNRWIVPMEERRDFLSLPNGLHFDIPFEQILVFSTNLDPESIADEAFLRRLGYKLQLQAMPEELYRKVWNMNLEKYQLSATEALFRFMVDKLHKGSNKPMIACYPRDILGIARDIMHFNGQADELLTEDILTKAWHMYCVH, from the coding sequence ATGTACCTGCCTAAACCCAAAAAACTGGCCGAAACCGGCCTGACAAAGGAACTGTTGTTCCGATTGATACTGCGCCATTTGCAGGAGGAGGCCTCGCTGTCGCTGCCGGCTCTGGTCGATCGCCTGTGCCTGCGGGGCAGCATCGTCGAGCCCCTGCTGCAGGAGCTGAAAACCCTACAACTGGTGGAGGTGCGCACCTCCGGCCGTATGGATGAGGCTATTCGTTTTGCCCTGACCCAAAAAGGCCAGTATGAGGCTCAGGTGCTGAACGAACGTGACGGCTACATAGGTCCAGCCCCTATTCCACTGGTGGACTACAATCGTTTGGTTCAGGCTCAGTCGCTGGGCGAGCATAGCATACGCCGGGAGCAGCTGGAGTTGGCCCTGGCCGATATGGTCATCAGCCCGGAGTTGGTCAATGTTTTGGGACCGGCACTTAACTCACGTCGACCTCTGCTTATTTACGGTCATGCCGGCACCGGTAAAAGTTTTTTATGTCACCGCTTTAACAAGGTTTTTGATGAGCATATTTATGTGCCTCATGCCATCGCGGTGCAGAATACCATCATTCCGTTGTTCGACCCTATTTATCACTGGCGGGTGGTAGGTAATGATGACGACCTTGATGCCCGCTATATTCCCTGCCATCGCCCACTCGTGATGGTGGGGGGCGAGCTCAAGCTCGATATGCTGGAAGTGCATTTCGACAGGCAGTCCCGTCAATACAGTGCGCCACTGCAAATGAAGGCCAATAACGGTGTCCTCCTTATCGATGACCTGGGGCGCCAGGGCTTTTCTGCCGATGAGTTGTTTAACCGTTGGATTGTGCCGATGGAGGAAAGGCGGGACTTTCTGTCTTTGCCTAATGGTCTTCATTTTGACATTCCCTTTGAACAGATACTGGTGTTTTCCACCAATCTGGATCCGGAAAGTATTGCCGATGAAGCCTTTCTGCGCCGCTTGGGGTACAAGCTGCAGTTGCAGGCCATGCCGGAAGAACTTTACCGAAAAGTCTGGAACATGAACCTGGAGAAATATCAGCTTTCTGCTACCGAAGCATTATTCCGCTTTATGGTGGACAAACTGCACAAAGGCAGTAACAAACCAATGATTGCCTGTTATCCAAGGGACATTCTGGGGATTGCTCGGGACATTATGCACTTTAACGGTCAGGCCGATGAACTACTGACCGAGGATATTTTAACCAAGGCCTGGCATATGTATTGTGTGCACTGA
- the cpaB gene encoding Flp pilus assembly protein CpaB, whose protein sequence is MKTRTLLLFVLSVGFGVAAAIMANNWLNQQSRAAQARAEGDTTQVVVAAVDLVPGAPIEPIHVQLKDIDSRLVPPGALTNLEEVKNMVAKNNLYRGDVLRRERLAPVGEGSTLSVLLEPGMRAVTVRVNDVIGVAGFLLPGNRVDILFTEGSMTRTVLKNLKVLAVDQTQHTDENRPKLVRAVTLEVDPEQAERLVNASSNGRIQLALRNPNDAQDLQLDTVAAVASEPQSVSGSEPAPRVIRPRSSTVDLIKGTSQQQVPVKS, encoded by the coding sequence ATGAAAACACGTACTCTGCTATTGTTTGTTCTGTCCGTTGGCTTTGGGGTGGCGGCGGCCATCATGGCCAACAATTGGCTCAATCAGCAAAGCCGGGCGGCGCAGGCCAGGGCTGAAGGTGACACTACTCAGGTGGTTGTGGCGGCGGTAGACCTGGTGCCCGGTGCTCCCATTGAGCCCATTCATGTACAACTCAAAGACATCGACAGCCGTCTGGTTCCGCCTGGTGCGCTCACCAACCTGGAAGAAGTTAAAAACATGGTGGCCAAGAACAATCTCTACCGGGGCGATGTGCTGCGCCGGGAGCGGTTGGCGCCGGTGGGTGAGGGCAGCACCCTTTCCGTGTTGCTTGAGCCCGGTATGAGGGCGGTCACCGTGCGGGTGAACGATGTTATCGGCGTAGCCGGTTTCCTGCTGCCCGGCAACCGGGTCGATATTCTGTTTACCGAAGGCAGCATGACCCGTACCGTGTTGAAAAACCTCAAAGTGCTGGCGGTAGATCAGACCCAGCATACCGATGAAAATCGCCCCAAACTGGTTCGCGCCGTCACCCTTGAAGTTGATCCCGAGCAGGCCGAACGACTGGTAAACGCCAGTTCCAATGGGCGAATTCAGCTGGCCCTGCGCAACCCCAATGATGCACAGGATCTGCAACTCGATACCGTGGCTGCCGTGGCCAGTGAACCACAGTCCGTGTCCGGGTCCGAACCGGCTCCCAGAGTGATACGGCCCCGTTCATCCACTGTTGATCTTATAAAAGGCACCAGCCAGCAGCAGGTGCCGGTAAAAAGCTGA
- a CDS encoding type II and III secretion system protein family protein, giving the protein MRAFLGSVLGLTLLVATGPVMAGGSMNEAGNEMQLPIHKSRSLMLDRPASRVSVGNPAIADVLVLQDRELYLVGKSLGHTNLMVWDMNDNLMQVYDIEVSHDLQGLKERLYRFLPNEPIQVHTSQGQLVVSGEVSNLDRLNAAYELTRGYVVAAEGGVARSEVMNMMSVGGGQQVMLEVTVAEVARDTSRSWESAFELLESSGNWGFSLLRDSVADLASFGTNTAIGSFSSADTVFNVALDLAKTRGLARVLAEPRITAISGQSAEFLSGGEYPVPVPTEDGVAVEFKEFGVGLKFTPVVLGSGKINLNLNVSVSEPVVANSANVPLFGDITALSKRSAGTTVELGDGQTISIAGLLSENNREQVSQMPFVGDIPVLGNLFTSRSFAKGESELVIMVTPRLVRPFNKEQVTLPTDGFIEPNDLEFYLLGRMSHRSRVNDGAPTTEQTGNTGVNPAMGEGGMEQTYGQSL; this is encoded by the coding sequence ATGAGAGCCTTTTTGGGAAGCGTATTAGGGTTAACACTGCTGGTGGCTACCGGCCCGGTAATGGCCGGTGGCAGCATGAACGAGGCGGGTAACGAAATGCAGTTGCCCATTCATAAATCCCGCTCACTTATGCTCGACCGGCCCGCCAGCCGGGTGTCGGTGGGCAACCCGGCCATTGCCGATGTGTTGGTGCTGCAGGACAGGGAGCTTTACCTGGTGGGCAAGTCGCTCGGCCACACCAACCTGATGGTGTGGGACATGAACGACAACCTGATGCAGGTATACGACATTGAAGTAAGCCACGATCTGCAGGGGCTGAAAGAGCGCCTGTACCGTTTTCTGCCCAACGAGCCCATTCAGGTGCACACCTCCCAGGGGCAGTTGGTGGTCAGCGGTGAGGTGTCCAACCTCGACCGGCTCAACGCCGCCTACGAGCTGACCCGGGGCTATGTGGTGGCTGCCGAGGGAGGCGTGGCCCGCTCCGAGGTGATGAACATGATGAGCGTGGGCGGTGGCCAGCAGGTGATGCTGGAAGTCACCGTGGCCGAGGTGGCCCGGGATACCTCCCGCAGTTGGGAATCGGCTTTTGAATTGTTGGAAAGCTCCGGTAACTGGGGCTTCTCGCTGTTGCGCGACAGCGTTGCTGATCTGGCCAGCTTTGGCACTAACACCGCCATCGGCAGTTTCTCCAGTGCCGATACCGTGTTTAATGTGGCGCTGGATCTGGCCAAGACTCGGGGTCTGGCCCGGGTGCTGGCCGAACCGCGCATTACCGCTATCAGTGGTCAGTCGGCCGAGTTTCTCTCCGGTGGTGAATACCCTGTGCCGGTGCCCACCGAAGACGGGGTGGCCGTGGAGTTCAAGGAGTTTGGGGTGGGACTCAAGTTCACGCCGGTGGTGCTGGGTAGCGGCAAGATTAATCTTAACCTGAACGTGAGTGTAAGCGAGCCGGTGGTGGCCAATTCCGCCAACGTACCGCTGTTTGGGGATATCACCGCCCTCAGCAAGCGCAGTGCCGGCACTACCGTTGAACTGGGGGATGGTCAGACCATCAGTATCGCCGGCCTGCTCAGTGAAAATAACCGGGAGCAGGTCAGTCAAATGCCTTTTGTGGGGGATATTCCGGTGCTGGGCAACCTCTTTACCAGCCGCAGCTTTGCCAAGGGGGAGTCCGAGCTGGTGATCATGGTCACCCCCCGCCTGGTGCGCCCCTTCAACAAAGAGCAGGTGACCCTGCCTACCGACGGGTTTATTGAGCCCAACGATCTCGAATTTTACCTGCTGGGTCGCATGTCGCACCGTTCCCGGGTAAATGACGGGGCTCCGACCACGGAGCAAACCGGCAATACCGGTGTTAACCCTGCCATGGGCGAGGGTGGCATGGAGCAGACCTATGGCCAGTCGCTGTAA
- a CDS encoding addiction module component: MKQLLLTLLAAGVLTGCASERHYGFDMGQDIKELDTLQVLDPGAAARNDGKLTALALNGEYGVSLHDQYVKGAEAPAEGKTQVTLNFGD, translated from the coding sequence ATGAAACAGTTATTGCTTACCCTGCTGGCCGCCGGGGTGCTTACAGGCTGTGCCAGTGAACGTCACTACGGGTTTGATATGGGCCAGGATATTAAGGAGCTCGATACCCTTCAGGTGCTGGATCCCGGCGCCGCTGCCCGTAACGACGGCAAATTGACCGCCCTTGCTCTAAATGGAGAGTATGGCGTGTCGTTGCATGATCAATATGTGAAAGGCGCCGAGGCCCCGGCCGAAGGCAAAACCCAGGTAACCCTGAACTTTGGTGATTAA
- a CDS encoding TadE/TadG family type IV pilus assembly protein — protein sequence MKALPTHRKQKGAVLVLVTVALFVLLGFTALALDGGYLLLNKTRVQDAVDSAALSGAKTLSKTAANGNTHDDARAAVYNTLQTIFNGDGFNQVDIDTNNIAAVTTIEFSHKAVPFVVTNDSVARYIRVRLNTVPVEQFLSQLMVDNWRVASAAVAGPEQGGNSVEQQVIPLLLCSKDTSDDHHGFTPSDDLTRGDVIVVKTNHHKKAPVGPGNFLALSLDRDGDGSPDTGANDFAMALSGDLNVNSVIEAGDVLTTEPGNMVGKTSEGLNTRFGKDKHGNDVSGPSADPGESETGAYYSDCAIPDFSGPVTFSDLDFGGDVANGGNLVLQQGSDKWSGLQSFPDYYNGIHSKAPSTTHCIDERRIVKLPVANCDGNSTGRSNISVMDTVCMFLNQEVTGQGNNQYIVAEMLESCDLGGGSGGSNTSERLVLYKDSASGDS from the coding sequence ATGAAAGCGCTGCCGACTCACAGAAAACAGAAAGGCGCCGTACTGGTTCTGGTGACGGTGGCGCTGTTCGTATTGCTCGGCTTTACCGCCCTGGCTCTGGATGGGGGCTATTTATTACTTAATAAAACCCGGGTGCAGGATGCGGTGGACTCGGCCGCATTAAGTGGTGCCAAGACCTTGTCTAAAACGGCTGCCAATGGCAACACCCATGATGATGCTCGAGCAGCGGTCTATAACACATTGCAAACCATTTTTAATGGCGACGGTTTTAACCAGGTTGATATCGATACCAACAATATTGCTGCGGTCACGACCATCGAGTTCTCTCATAAAGCAGTGCCCTTTGTTGTCACTAATGACAGTGTCGCCAGGTATATTCGCGTCCGGCTCAACACGGTTCCGGTTGAGCAGTTTTTATCGCAACTAATGGTTGATAATTGGCGAGTGGCATCTGCCGCCGTGGCAGGCCCTGAACAAGGTGGAAATTCTGTAGAACAACAGGTGATTCCACTGCTGCTTTGCTCCAAGGATACGTCGGATGACCATCACGGTTTTACCCCATCCGATGATCTGACCCGTGGTGATGTGATTGTTGTGAAAACCAACCACCATAAGAAGGCGCCGGTCGGACCGGGTAATTTTCTTGCCCTGTCTTTGGATCGCGATGGTGACGGTAGTCCGGATACTGGCGCCAATGACTTTGCCATGGCACTGTCCGGCGATCTCAATGTTAATTCTGTCATTGAGGCTGGAGATGTGCTGACAACAGAGCCAGGCAACATGGTTGGCAAGACCAGTGAGGGCTTGAATACCCGTTTTGGAAAAGACAAGCATGGTAATGATGTATCGGGGCCTTCTGCGGATCCAGGAGAGTCAGAAACCGGGGCTTATTATTCTGACTGCGCCATTCCTGATTTTTCCGGCCCGGTAACATTTAGTGATCTGGACTTTGGTGGTGATGTGGCTAACGGAGGAAACCTGGTTCTTCAGCAAGGGTCGGACAAATGGAGTGGGTTGCAGAGCTTTCCCGATTATTACAACGGTATTCACTCGAAAGCACCATCAACTACCCATTGTATTGACGAGCGGAGAATCGTGAAACTGCCGGTAGCAAACTGTGATGGGAATAGTACCGGAAGAAGCAATATTTCAGTGATGGATACCGTATGTATGTTCCTTAATCAGGAAGTGACAGGGCAAGGCAATAACCAATATATCGTGGCTGAAATGCTGGAAAGCTGCGACCTGGGTGGCGGCAGCGGTGGCAGCAATACGTCCGAAAGGCTGGTGCTCTACAAGGATTCAGCCAGTGGAGACTCATGA
- a CDS encoding TadE/TadG family type IV pilus assembly protein yields MNKLQLNKSQSGLAAVEATLVLPLLLLLMLAIGEFGRLLYQYNTLTRAVRAGAQIEVDANNIFDSSAKASREQRITNLILYGNVTGGSNTLLPGMTSDDIDFNYMQSPAGSGDWYYQVDVSYNWQPMFGASLDTFFGDVLSLSFPLSSSITVRELSQ; encoded by the coding sequence ATGAACAAACTACAACTGAACAAAAGTCAGAGTGGGCTGGCGGCCGTTGAGGCCACGCTGGTATTGCCTTTATTGTTATTGCTGATGCTGGCCATTGGCGAATTCGGGCGACTGCTTTATCAATACAATACCTTGACCAGGGCTGTTCGGGCAGGGGCACAAATTGAGGTGGATGCCAATAATATTTTTGATTCCTCGGCCAAAGCCAGCAGGGAGCAACGTATAACCAACCTGATTCTTTATGGAAATGTGACAGGAGGGAGTAACACCCTGCTGCCGGGCATGACGTCCGATGATATTGACTTCAACTATATGCAGAGCCCGGCAGGCAGTGGAGACTGGTATTACCAGGTTGATGTCAGCTATAACTGGCAACCCATGTTTGGTGCCAGCCTTGACACCTTTTTTGGCGATGTACTTTCCCTTTCCTTTCCTTTGAGCAGCAGTATAACCGTCAGGGAGCTGAGCCAATGA
- a CDS encoding TadE/TadG family type IV pilus assembly protein: protein MKTRLQHYSDGFRQQGTTTVEFAIVGSLIFLVLFAVLEVGRLMYTWNLLNEASRRAARLATVCRVQEVQNNTVASAVANQLGGALPGFTAGNLVFTYMDRDGVVLADPAGADADKTTGGFIRASIANYRYEMVLPLNVDLSRFAPDFSSVLRAESLGITPDGNAICDATGGVSLL, encoded by the coding sequence ATGAAAACAAGGTTGCAACATTATTCAGACGGCTTCCGGCAACAAGGTACAACCACGGTCGAATTTGCCATTGTTGGTAGCCTGATATTTCTGGTGTTATTCGCCGTGCTGGAAGTTGGGCGGCTGATGTACACCTGGAACCTTCTTAATGAAGCCTCACGCAGGGCGGCCAGGCTGGCAACGGTGTGCAGAGTCCAGGAAGTGCAGAATAACACCGTGGCTAGTGCGGTGGCCAATCAGCTTGGTGGCGCCTTGCCGGGATTTACGGCCGGTAACCTTGTGTTCACCTACATGGACAGAGACGGTGTGGTGTTGGCCGACCCGGCAGGGGCGGATGCCGATAAAACAACGGGCGGATTTATACGAGCAAGCATTGCCAACTATCGTTACGAGATGGTGTTGCCCCTGAACGTGGATTTGTCCCGGTTTGCTCCGGATTTCAGCTCGGTGCTGAGAGCTGAAAGCCTGGGTATAACACCGGATGGTAATGCAATTTGTGATGCAACCGGGGGAGTGAGTTTGTTATGA
- a CDS encoding AAA family ATPase, translating into MTDAKIVELEREGMQTLPALSCPLQMNVMDPDERLWPLLKVKLHNSSQLQLKKMNEQDFLPKGERQVLLLVDHPVLAPVYDELERKAGESRSLIFMGDPANTALVRRAMRMGAADFLPQESDPIELWSALVRISAKVSASISLAPVTVVVNGKGGSGASFVCANLGHALQTEEEKVLLLDASRHYGSLADYLNIREKQGGLNEALQRAGEMDAMALAGMVSKARVGMDVMPASVLPLHDENIVSARQCAQLLHLARGQYQRMVVDMSRGPEAWNLPLLESAEQVVVVMQQSLSALRETIFLLRQLRHELGIGKDRILLLVNRYDKKKDVSLQEIEKATEIKRIATLVNDFTMAETCTDLGRLVAEEKRNHKLVDGFNHLSNALQPGAEQSDKPGLLKRLFGN; encoded by the coding sequence ATGACAGACGCCAAAATAGTGGAGCTGGAACGAGAGGGCATGCAGACATTGCCGGCACTTTCCTGCCCGTTGCAGATGAACGTAATGGATCCGGACGAGCGGTTGTGGCCCTTACTCAAGGTAAAACTGCACAACAGCAGCCAGTTGCAGCTTAAAAAAATGAACGAGCAGGACTTTCTGCCCAAGGGGGAGCGCCAGGTACTGCTGTTGGTGGATCATCCCGTACTGGCGCCGGTTTACGATGAGCTGGAGCGCAAGGCCGGTGAAAGTCGCAGCCTTATTTTTATGGGTGATCCGGCCAACACCGCCTTGGTGCGCCGGGCCATGCGCATGGGCGCCGCCGACTTTTTGCCGCAGGAAAGCGATCCCATTGAGCTGTGGTCGGCCCTAGTGCGTATTTCCGCGAAGGTGTCCGCCAGCATCAGCCTGGCGCCGGTTACCGTGGTGGTAAACGGCAAGGGTGGCTCAGGCGCCAGTTTTGTATGCGCCAACCTGGGCCATGCCTTGCAGACCGAAGAGGAAAAAGTACTGCTGCTCGACGCCAGCCGCCATTACGGCTCCCTGGCCGACTACCTCAACATTCGCGAAAAACAGGGCGGTTTGAATGAGGCCTTGCAGCGGGCCGGTGAAATGGATGCCATGGCGCTGGCGGGCATGGTCAGCAAGGCCCGGGTGGGCATGGACGTCATGCCCGCCTCGGTGTTGCCACTGCATGATGAAAATATCGTTAGCGCCCGTCAGTGCGCGCAATTGCTACATCTTGCGCGGGGACAATATCAGCGGATGGTGGTTGATATGTCACGCGGGCCCGAGGCCTGGAACCTGCCGCTGTTGGAAAGCGCCGAGCAGGTGGTGGTGGTCATGCAGCAAAGCCTGAGCGCCCTGCGCGAAACTATTTTCTTACTGCGGCAACTGCGCCATGAGCTGGGTATTGGCAAGGATCGCATTCTGCTGCTGGTGAATCGCTACGACAAGAAAAAGGATGTGTCGTTGCAGGAAATAGAAAAGGCGACCGAAATTAAGCGAATCGCCACTCTGGTGAATGATTTCACCATGGCAGAAACCTGCACCGACCTTGGACGGCTGGTCGCAGAGGAAAAACGCAATCACAAGCTGGTAGATGGCTTTAATCACCTATCCAATGCGCTACAACCCGGAGCTGAGCAAAGCGACAAGCCGGGCTTGCTTAAACGACTGTTCGGTAACTAA
- a CDS encoding CpaF family protein: protein MNLEDYILSQEEEGHKQRLHGKLMDMLDLPMLQTISREQAAEQIERLCHQLMQDSPVPLSMNSRQKVVSQILDEVLGLGPLEPLLADVGIADIMVNGAKSIYVERQGRIERVPLTFRNDEHLMGVIERIVSGVGRRIDELSPMVDARLKDGSRVNAIIPPLALNGPTLSIRRFTVEKLAIDTLIDFGTITPAIAQVMEAVVKGKLNILISGGTGTGKTTFLNILSSFIPSNQRIITVEDSAELQLQQPHVVQLESRPANIEGRGEINLRELVKNTLRMRPDRIVVGEVRGAEAFDMLTAMNTGHEGSLTTVHANTPRDALSRLENMVSMTGFDMPVKNIRTQVASALDLIIQLERQEDGKRRMISMQEVHGMEGETITMSEIFTFERTGIDAEGNVQGRHKATGVMPNFYDRLARRGMVLPRSLFGDDDLHKGIF from the coding sequence ATGAACCTTGAAGACTATATCCTCAGCCAGGAAGAAGAAGGACACAAACAGCGTTTGCACGGCAAGCTGATGGACATGCTTGATTTACCCATGCTGCAAACCATTTCCAGGGAGCAAGCGGCGGAGCAGATTGAGCGATTGTGCCATCAGCTAATGCAGGACTCGCCGGTGCCGCTTTCGATGAACTCGCGCCAGAAAGTTGTGAGCCAAATTCTCGACGAGGTACTGGGGCTGGGCCCTTTGGAGCCGCTACTGGCCGATGTCGGCATTGCCGATATTATGGTAAACGGGGCCAAAAGCATTTACGTGGAGCGCCAGGGACGCATAGAGCGGGTGCCGCTGACCTTTCGGAACGACGAACACCTGATGGGAGTGATTGAACGTATTGTGTCCGGTGTGGGCCGGCGTATCGACGAGCTCTCGCCCATGGTTGACGCCCGGCTTAAAGACGGCTCTCGGGTCAACGCCATCATTCCACCGTTGGCGCTGAACGGACCCACCTTGTCCATTCGTCGCTTTACCGTGGAAAAACTGGCCATTGATACCCTGATTGACTTTGGCACCATTACCCCGGCCATTGCCCAGGTGATGGAGGCAGTGGTCAAGGGCAAGCTTAATATACTGATCTCGGGGGGGACCGGCACCGGTAAGACCACCTTTCTTAATATTCTGTCGAGTTTTATTCCCTCCAATCAGCGGATTATCACGGTGGAAGACTCGGCAGAGCTGCAGTTGCAGCAGCCACATGTGGTGCAACTGGAAAGTCGGCCCGCCAACATTGAGGGACGGGGAGAAATCAACCTGCGCGAACTGGTGAAAAACACCTTGCGCATGCGGCCAGATCGGATTGTGGTGGGGGAGGTGCGTGGCGCCGAGGCGTTTGACATGCTTACCGCCATGAATACCGGCCACGAAGGCTCGTTGACCACAGTGCATGCCAATACCCCCCGCGATGCCCTGAGCCGCCTTGAAAATATGGTATCGATGACCGGCTTCGACATGCCGGTGAAAAACATTCGTACCCAGGTGGCCTCGGCACTGGATCTGATTATTCAGCTTGAGCGTCAGGAAGACGGCAAGCGCCGCATGATCAGTATGCAGGAGGTGCACGGCATGGAAGGGGAAACCATCACCATGTCGGAAATCTTCACCTTTGAACGTACCGGTATCGATGCCGAGGGTAATGTGCAGGGACGTCACAAGGCGACCGGGGTGATGCCCAACTTTTACGATCGGTTGGCTCGCCGGGGCATGGTGCTGCCGCGCAGCTTGTTTGGCGATGATGACTTGCACAAGGGTATTTTTTGA
- a CDS encoding type II secretion system F family protein, whose amino-acid sequence MNTLIFLALVALAVVCLSMALFVPISQPRLKYSTMLKRRVQALADENREQAQASIFRTKKLDSLSPAMRRIETLPVMERVAFSLELAGSRLYAYQLVLMVGVITLVLVAGCWLWLHNIWLSLILLAVPSFIAWFKLKRNYLNRLALYEQQMPEALDIMKRGLQAGYSFADTIKLISEQMPNPIGREFALVFADINYRKDVRKAMTGLLERVPSISNMALTSAVQVQRETGGNLVENIDKLAKIIRDRFKFNRQLRTLSAEGRMSGWVLVLTPFVLFGVMSITTPSYAHELVTTPEGHKLLLAGAVAMMLGTWWISKIIKIEV is encoded by the coding sequence ATGAATACGCTGATTTTTCTGGCGCTGGTGGCGCTGGCTGTGGTGTGCCTGAGTATGGCGCTGTTTGTGCCGATCAGCCAGCCCCGGCTTAAATACTCCACCATGCTCAAACGCCGGGTTCAGGCACTGGCGGATGAAAACCGCGAGCAGGCCCAGGCATCCATTTTTCGTACCAAAAAGCTGGATTCCTTGTCACCGGCCATGCGCCGTATAGAAACTCTGCCGGTGATGGAACGGGTGGCATTTTCCCTGGAGCTGGCTGGCTCCAGACTTTATGCCTACCAGTTGGTGTTGATGGTGGGCGTGATTACCCTGGTGCTGGTGGCAGGCTGCTGGCTGTGGTTGCACAATATCTGGCTGAGCCTCATTCTGCTGGCAGTACCTTCATTCATTGCCTGGTTCAAGCTAAAGCGTAACTACCTGAACCGGCTGGCGTTGTACGAGCAGCAAATGCCGGAAGCGCTCGACATCATGAAACGGGGGTTGCAGGCGGGCTATTCCTTTGCCGATACCATCAAGCTGATCAGTGAGCAGATGCCCAATCCCATTGGTCGCGAATTTGCCCTGGTATTTGCCGATATCAACTATCGCAAGGACGTACGCAAGGCCATGACCGGCCTGCTGGAGCGAGTGCCGAGCATCTCCAATATGGCGTTGACCAGCGCCGTGCAGGTGCAGCGGGAAACCGGCGGTAACCTGGTGGAAAACATCGACAAGCTGGCGAAGATCATCCGTGATCGCTTCAAGTTCAATCGTCAGCTGCGCACACTGTCGGCGGAAGGACGCATGTCGGGCTGGGTACTGGTACTAACACCTTTTGTGCTGTTTGGGGTGATGTCCATTACCACGCCTAGTTACGCTCATGAATTGGTTACTACTCCTGAAGGCCATAAGTTGCTGTTGGCTGGGGCCGTGGCCATGATGCTGGGTACCTGGTGGATTAGCAAAATCATCAAGATAGAGGTGTGA